DNA from Pseudomonas mendocina:
CCAGCATGATGGCGGTGGTTGCCGGGCTGACCTGCATCATCGCCGGTTTTCTGCGCCTGGGTTTCATCACCGAACTACTGTCCAAGCCGATTCGCTACGGCTATATGAACGGCATCGCCCTGAGTGTACTGATCAGCCAAACACCCAAGTTGTTGGGTTTTTCCATCGACAGCCAGGGCCCGATCAGCGATATCCGCGCAGTCGGCGCCGCACTGCTGGATGGTCAGGCCAACCTCTACAGCCTGGCAGTCGGCGCGGGTACGCTGGCCTTGATCCTGTTGTTGAAGCGTTTCAAACAGCTTCCCGGCATCCTGATCGCCGTGACGCTGGCGACGCTCGCGGTCGCTCTGCTGGATCTCGATGCTCAAGGCGTTCAGGTACTCGGTGAACTGCCACAAGGCCTGCCGAGCTTCGTCCTGCCCTGGCTCAGCGGTGTCGATATCGCCAGTGTGGTGATTGGTGGCATCGCCATCGCCGTGGTCGCATTCGCCGACACCAGCGTGCTGTCACGCACTTACGCGGCGCGCACAGGGCATCAGGTCGATCCCAATCAGGAGCTGGTCGGCCTCGGCGCCGCCAACCTGATTGGCGGCCTCTTTCAGGGTTTTCCCATCAGCAGCAGCTCATCACGCACCCCCGTCGCCGAGGCCGCAGGGGCCAAGACTCAGATCGCTGGCGTGATCGGTGCCCTGTGCGTCGCCCTGCTGCTGGTCGTGGCGCCCAATCTGATGCAGTACCTGCCCACCAGCGCACTTGCCGCAGTCGTGATCGCCGCCGTCATTGGTCTGTTCGTCATTACCGACCTGCAGCGTATCTTCCGCGTGCAGAAATGGGAGTTCTGGCTATCGATGGCCTGCTTCGTCGGCGTGGTGACCTTCGGCGTCATCCCCGGCATCGGCATTGCCGTGGTGCTGGCAGTGATCGAGTTTTTATGGGATGCCTGGCGGCCGTACTACGCCATTCTCGGCAAGGTCGATGGTATCCGTGGCTTCCATGACATAGAGCGCTATCCCGAAGCACGGCAAATACCCGGTCTGCTGCTGTTTCGCTGGGACGCGCCACTGTTCTTCGCCAACGCCGAACTGTTCCAGCAATGCCTGCTGCAGGCGATCGCGCAAGCTCCCACGGTCGTACGCCGCGTGGTGGTCGCTGCCGAACCGGTAACCAGTATCGACGTGACGTCCGCCGACATGCTCGGTGAACTGGAGCAGATGCTGGAAGATGCCGGCATCGAGCTGCACTTTGCCGAGGTAAAGGGCCCGGTGATGGACAAGCTACGACGCTTTGGTCTGCTCAACGAGAGGCAGGAGCACCATCATCAACCTACGGTAAGCGCCGCTGTCGACGCCTACCTGAACGATCATGGCGGGGACGCGATGCCAGACAAAGCCTGGCATGCGGATTGAAATGCGAAGGGTCGTTCAGACGCCGGCTGGCAGAGCTCGTACCTGAGCTTCCAGTTCGGACTTGAGTGCGGGCGGGAGCTGCAACTGGCGCGCTAGCTCTTCGAGGTAGGCACGCTCCATGAAGTGCTCCTCGTCGACCATCAGCACGCTGGCCAGGTACATCTCGGCGGCCATTTCCGGAGTGGTAGCAGCACGCGCGACATCGGCCGGATCGAGCGGCTTGTTCAACTCGGTGTGCAGCCATTGCTTCAGCTCGGCATCGTTGGCCAGCTTGCCCAGCTCTTCCTCGATCAGCTGACGCTCACGATCATCGACATGACCGTCGGCCTTGGCCGCGGCCACCAGTGCCTTGAGAATCGCGTGGCTGTGCTGCTCGACCTGCGGCGCCGGCAAGCGATCCAGTGTCTGCGGCTCGGCCGGCTGCGCCTGACCTTGCTGAGCCTGTTGCGCCTGCCAGTTGCCATAGGCCTTGTAGGCCATCACCCCAAGCGCGGCCAAACCACCATAAACGGCCACCTTGCCACCGACCTTGCGCACACGCTTGTTGCCCAGCAGCATGGCCAGCGCTGCACCGCCACCGGCGCCCTTGAGCATTGCCCCCAAATCGCTACCGCCAGACTTGCCTGCGCCACCGCCGAGCAGACCGCCCAGCGCCCCACCAAGCCCGGAAGAGGCGCCGCCAGCGCCCTTCTGTTGTAGCAAGTCCTGCCCGGATTTGAGCAGTTGGTCGAGCAAGCCACGTGTGTTCATGAAGGAATTCCTCTTGCGCAAATGCCGTCGATTCTATGCCTGCCCTAATAGAGCGTCGGTAAGCAGATCAATTCCAGATGTTGCTTATATTCCCCCTTCGACACGGCCAAGCTTTCGATGAAAAAGAACGAGGAAGAACACATTCGATAAACCATAATGGGCAAAACTGCCAGAACCTCTCATGCCATGATGACCCTGCGCCAGATTCGCCATTTCATCGCCGTTGCCGAGACAGGCTCGATATCTGCGGCGGCTCAAGCTGTGTTCATTTCCCAGTCGACACTGACCCAGGCGATTCAGCAGTTGGAGGAAGAAATCAGCGTTACTCTGTTCAACCGTCATGCCAAGGGTATGAGCCTCACTCACCAGGGCCACCAGTTCCTGCGGCAGGCGCACCTGATTCTCGCCACGGTGGAAAACGCCAAGCGCAGCCTGCAGCAAAGTACATCGCAAGTGAACGGCCAACTCACCATTGGTGTGACGAGCCTGGTCGCAGGCTACTACCTTGCTGATCTGATCACGCGATTCCAGCACGCCTACCCCAATGTGCAGACCCGCGTTATCGAAGACGAGCGACCCTATATCGAACATCTGCTGGTCGCCGGGGAGATTGATGTCGGCGTACTGATCCTTTCCAACCTCGAAGATCGTCATGCGTTGCAGACCGAAGTGCTGACGCACTCTCCGCACCGCCTTTGGCTACCACCGCGTCACCCGCTACTGGATCGCGACAGTATCACCCTGGCCGACGTAGCCAGCGAGCCACTGATCCAGCTCAACGCCGATGAAATGGGCCTGCACACCCAGCGCATCTGGCATCGCGCCTGTCTCACGCCTCGCGTCAGCCTGCGCACAGCCTCGGTGGAGGCCGTACGTAGCCTGGTTGCGGCGGGGCTCGGCCTGTCCATTCAACCCGACATGACCTATCGCCCCTGGTCATTGGAGGGCGACATCATCGAGGCCCGGCCACTGGCGGATCTGAACGAGCCGCTCGAAGTCGGGCTGGCCTGGCGCAGAGGCACCGCCCGACCGGCACTGGTCGATCCATTCCTGACGCTGGCACGGGCCCAGCCGACAAACCGCAAGGTTTCGATTTAATCGAACGCCACTTTCAATATTTAGAATTTGTGAAGCCAACTGTCGGACTCTAGTCTCGCTTCCGTGAATACAGGCGCTCCGACACACGAGGAGACGTCATGCAGAACGACACGAGAAAAAGAAGAAGTCCGAGAATGCCCGCGAGCCTCCCGCCCCTGCACAGAGCTCAACTGATCGATGGCCAACTGGTCAACGGCGTGGGCTTTGTCGAGCCGATCATCAACCCAGCCACAGGCGACGTTCTGATCAGCATTGCAGAGGCCTCGCTAGAGCAACTTGAACTGGCTGTCATCGCTGCTCACAACGCCTTTCCGACCTGGTCACGCACCACACCAGCGCAGCGTTCTGGACTCTTGCTGGCGATTGCCGAGGCAATCGAGAGCAATGGCGAACTGCTCGCACGCCTGGAATCGCTCAACTGTGGCAAGCCGCTGCATCTCGCTCGTCGGGACGATATCCCTGCCGCGGCTGATGTGTTTCGCTTTTTCGCAGGCGCAGTGCGCTGCCAGCAAGGTCAACTGGCAGGCGAATACATTCCCGGCCATACCAGCATGGTCAGGCGTGACCCGGTCGGCGTGATCGCCTCCATAGCACCATGGAACTACCCGCTGATGATGGCCGCCTGGAAAATCGCCCCCGCTCTCGCGGCCGGCAATACCCTGGTTTTCAAGCCGTCCGAACACACTCCGCTGTCCATTCTCGCGCTGGCGCCGGTACTGGCTCAGATTCTTCCGGCAGGTGTACTGAACATCGTCTGTGGCAGCGGCGAAGGTGTCGGCAGCCAGTTGGTCAGCCACCCGAAGGTACGCATGGTGTCATTGACCGGTGACATCATCACCGGACAGAAGATCCTCCAGAGCGCATCACGCACACTCAAGCGAACCCACCTGGAACTGGGCGGCAAAGCCCCCGTCATCGTCTGCAATGACGCCGATCTCGATGCCGTGGTTGAGGGTATCCGCACCCATGGTTTCTACAACGCCGGGCAGGACTGCACCTCGGCCTGCCGCATCTATGCCGAGAAAGGCATACACGACCGCCTGACCGCGGCGCTGGGCGATGCGATAGGCAATATTCGCTTCGCCCGCAAGAAGGACAGCGACAACGAGATGGGCCCCCTGATCAGCACTCGCCAACGCGACCGGGTGGCCAGCTTCGTTGAGCGCGCCCTTGGCCTGCCGCACATCGAACGCGTTACCGGCGCCGCCATGCATTCCGGCCCTGGTTTCTACTACCAGCCGACGCTGCTGGCTGGTTGCCGCCAACAGGACGAGATCGTCCAGCGCGAAGTGTTCGGCCCAGTCGTGACCATCACCCGCGTAGAGGATGCGAGCCAGGCCCTGGAATGGGCCAACGATTCCGAATACGCACTGGCCAGCTCGGTCTGGACCCAGGATCTGGACAAGGCTTTCCAGTTGGCCAATCGCCTGCAGTACGGCTGCACCTGGATCAACACTCATTTCATGCTGGCCAGCGAGATGCCCCATGGCGGGTTCAAGCGCTCCGGCTATGGCAAGGATCTGTCCACTGACTCATTGCAGGACTACAGCGTGGTGCGCCACATCATGGCGCGCCACAAACCACTCTGAGGCTCAAGGATCGGCCAATCCGAAAAACACAATAAGGGCCAGCCGACATTAGCCGGCCACTGACATACCTGCCACCAACAAAAATCGTCAGCGCACCTGCGAGAAAGAGGTATCCATCATGCAGTTCCAGTTTTTGTTACCCACCCGAATAGTCATGGAGCCCGGCCTGCGTGCACGCACCGGTGAGTATCTGGCCGAGCTTGGCCTGCGCCATGTTCTACTGATCACCGATCCGGGGGTCAAACGAGCCGGCCTGCTGGAAAGCATTTACCAGAGCCTGGACGCATCCGGCATTCGCTATGCCGAAGTTGCCGACGTCAAGCCCAACCCCCGGGCCGAGGATGTCAATCTGGTAGCCGAACAGTTCCGCGGCCAGGGTATCGATGGCCTGCTGGCAGTCGGTGGTGGCAGCGCCATGGATGCCGCCAAGGCCATCGCAGTGCTGCTGACCCATCCCGGCAAGGTCGAAGACTATGAAGGTGCGTTCAAACTGCAAGGCCCTGCCCTGCCTGTGGTGGCCATTCCGACCACAGCCGGAACGGGCAGCGAAGTCACCTTCTTCTCGGTCATCACCGATACCAAACGCCAGTTCAAGATGAGTCTGCTGGACTACCGTATCGGCCCAGTGCTGGCCTTGCTCGACTCGGACATCACTACCACGCTGCCACCTGCCATCGCCGCGGCTACCGGCATGGATGCCCTGACTCACGCCATCGAAGCCTATACCGGCAAGCCGGCGAACCCCATCAGCGACGGGCTGGCCTTGCATGCGATCCGCCTGATCGCACGCTACCTCAAACCCGCCGTCCAGGAGCCGGACAATCTCGAAGCCCGCGAGCAGATGCTGATCGCCAGCCTGATCGCCGGCATGGCTTTCGGTAACGCCGACATCGCCAGCGTGCACTGCATTTCCGAGGCGATCGGCGGCATGTACGACACACCGCATGGCGTAGGCAATGCCATCTTCCTGCCGTTCGTCTTTGCCCACAACCGCGATGCCGATCTGCGCCGCCATGCCGATGTCGCCTATGCGCTTGGCATCGATCCGACGCTGCCCCTGGAGGCTGCCGCCGAGGCGGCGGTAGAACATCTGTTCGCCATGAGTCGTGAGCTGAAGATACCTCGTTTCAAGGAAGTTGCCGGCGTACGTGAAGAGGATTTCCTGGCCATCGCCGAGAAGTCCAAGAGCAATTTTTCCGACAGCAGCAACGCCAAGCCGATGAGCGTCGAGAGCTACCTGGCAATCATCCACCAGGCTTACCAATACTGAATCGAGGCACGGACATGACATCCACTTCATTGAACAGAACCCTCGGTTTCTGGCGGGCCTTCGCCACCTGCACCGGGCTTGTCGTTGCCGGCACCACCATGGTGTCCCTCGGCTACAGCATGGGCCTGGTCGGCCCGGCCTTCATGGTCAGCGCGCTGATCGCGATGTTCGTCAGCATCCTGGTTTCCTTCTCCTATGCCGAGCTGTCGTCATTCATGCCCGGCGCCGGCATGATCGGTGACTACACATTGATTGCCATGGGCCCATTCATGGCCATCGTCAGTGTGCTGGGTGGCTACATCGTGCTGGTCTCCGCGGCCGGTGCGATGGAGTCGATCACAGCCGGGCTTGCTGTGCAGAGCCTGTTCCCATCGATCAGTGCCACCATCGTTGCCATCACCATGCTGGTGCTGTTCCTGGTGGTCAACCTGGTTGGCGTTGGCGTATTCGGCTCGGTTCAAGTGCTGATCACCGGCTCGATGATCATCGGTACCTCGATCATGGGCCTGCTCGGCCTGCTGAGCATCGGCACCGTGGGCGAAATCCAGAGCGTGCCCTTCAATCCCAAGGGCTGGGAGGTGGTATTCCAATCTCTGGCCCTGGGCATCTGGCTATTCGTCGGCATCGAGTACGTCGCCCCCATGGCCGAGGAAGTGGTCGAGCCCGAGAAGACCATCCCCAAAGCCATGATTTTCGGCCTGCTGACCATCTTCGTGGCAGACATGCTGTTTGGTCAGGCGATTGCCCATTATGTGCCGCTGAATATTCTCGAAAGCTCCACAGCACCACAGGTTGAAGGCGCCCGGGCGATGTTCGGCCATATCGGCGCGGTCTTCATCGTACTGATCACGGTACTGGCCAGCGCCAGCTCGGTCAGTTCCCACCTCGCTGCCGTTCCGCGCATGCTCTACGGTCTGGCTCGCGAAGGTCTGCTGCCCAAGGCCTTCACCTATGTACACCCACAGTTCCGCACGCCCTGGGTCGGCATCATCGCGGTGTTCGCACTGCTGTGCATTCCCTTCCTGCTGAGCATCGACATGGATCTGATCGCCACCCTGATCCTGGCGTCCTGCGTCACCTGGCTGCTGTCCTACGTGATTGCCCAGATCAACGTGATCATCCTGCGTCGCCGCTACCCCAACATCAAACGGCCGTTCCATACCCCGCTGTTTCCAATCCCTCAGATCATCGGGATCGCAGCCTGCCTGTACATGATTCTGACCATCCACCCCGAGACGGACATGAAGCTGCGCATCTATGCGATCTCCGGCGGCTTCATGCTGTTGATCGTGACCTATGCCATCTGCTGGCTGCGTTACAAACGCATCCCACTGTTCCGCCCGGTACCTCTGGAACAGCTCTATGGGCTGAGCACTACGGAAGACGATCAGGCACGCACCATCCCGTCTTCTGCAAAAGCGCTGGAACAGGTCTGAGATGAACATCTTCGGCAACGTAGAGCGCCGTGCACAGCAGGCCTTCCGGCATCTGTGCACGCAGTTCGGGCACGCACCGTCTGCAGAAGATCCTTTGCAGGCACTGGACGAACAAACCGGTATCGAGCGGCGCCTGGACTACTACGTCCGCCGCCAGTTCTTCAGCCGTATCTACAAGCTGGATGTGCGTTACGCACTGAACATGAACACGGCGCCAGAAGGCCGGGCCAAGTGGGTAAAGGGCCGCCACTGGAAGAGCGACCAGGCAGCTCTGGAGGCCTGGTTGAACCAGTCTCCCGAGCTGACCGAAAGCTTGCGCAGCCTGGATACCGAGCAGGTCGAGCTGACCTGTGAACAGGGCCAGGTGAACCTGCGCGTACGCCCGTTGCCCGGCTGCTTCGTATGGACGCTACTGCCGCCGATGCACTACTTCGTGCGCATGAAGGAAAACGAAGTGGCTCTGATCTCCGGGCTGCCTGCGCTGCTACAAGCCAGGCGCTGACCGTTCCCAGAGCGACTTAACGAAGAACATCCGGCCGGCAATCAGTACTGATAGTGCCGGCCCTGCAACGAGGCCAAAAACATGCAAACCAAGCTCTTGATCAACGGCCAACTGGTCGCTGGAGAAGGTGAGGTTCAAACCATCTTCAACCCCTCGCTGGGTAGCGCCCTGATGGAAATTCCAGAGGCCAGCATCACCCAGGTTGATGCTGCCGTACTCGCCGCGGACGCGGCGTTCGAAGACTGGTCGCAAACCACTCCCGGGCAGCGCTCGGCGCTGCTGCTGGCACTGGCCGATGCCATCGATGCCAATGCCGAGCAACTGGCCCGCCTGGAGTCGCAGAACTGCGGTAAACCTTATAACGCTGCACTCAACGATGAGCTTCCCGCAGTCGCCGATGTATTCCGCTTCTTCGCTGGTGCGGCGCGTTGCCTGCAAGGGTCGGCCGCCGGCGAGTACCTGCCGGGGCACACATCGATGATCCGCCGCGATCCGGTTGGCGTGGTCGCCTCCATCGCCCCCTGGAACTACCCGCTGATGATGCTCGCCTGGAAGCTCGCCCCAGCGCTGGCAGCCGGCAACACCGTCGTGCTCAAGCCTTCGGAGCAGACGCCCTTGACCGCTCTGCACCTGGGCCAATTGCTGGCAGAGATCTTCCCCGCAGGCGTCGTCAATATCGTATTCGGCCGCGGCTCCAGTGTCGGTGAGCCGCTGACCTGCCACCCCAAGGTGCGCATGGTTTCCCTGACCGGCTCGGTGAATACTGGCAGCCGCATCATCGCCGGCACCGCAGACAGCGTGAAGCGGATGCACATGGAGCTGGGCGGCAAGGCACCGGTCATCATCTTCGACGATGCCGATATAGACGCCGCAGTAGAAGGTATCCGCAGCTTCGGTTTCTACAATGCCGGCCAGGATTGCACCGCGGCCTGCCGTATCTATGCCCACCGCGACATCTACGAGCGCTTCGTCAGCAAACTCGGCGAGGCGGTAAGTACGCTCAAGATTGGTCTGCAGGACGAAGAAGGTGTCGAACTCGGCCCGCTGATCACCGAGCAGCATCTGCAGCGCGTCGAAGGTTTCGTCGAGCGCGCCAAGGCCCAGCCACACATCGAGGTCATCACCGGGGGTAAGCGAGCCGATCGTGCAGGTTACTTCTTCGAGCCCACCGTACTGGCCGGAGCCCGCCAGAATGACGAGATCGTCCAGCGAGAAGTGTTCGGCCCGGTGGTATCGGTCACCCGCTTCGATGACGAAGCCCAGGTGCTGTCCTGGGCCAACGACTCCAGCTACGGCCTCGCCTCATCGGTCTGGACGCGTGATGTGGGTCGTGCCCATCGCCTGGCTGCCCGGTTGCAGTACGGCTGCACCTGGGTCAACACCCACTTCATGCTGGTCAGCGAAATGCCTCACGGAGGCGTGAAGCTCTCGGGTTATGGCAAGGACATGTCGATGTATGGCCTGGAGGACTACACCGTCATTCGCCACGTCATGTTCAAGCACTGATCAGCAATTGTCCGGCACGGGGAAACCACCCCGTGCTTGACAGCATCGCGCTCGACCCCGCACCATCGCCGAACGATTTACGCAACGGGCTCTCTATGTACGCCACCTTCGACCAACTGCCGCTGATCCCAGGCTTCACTGCCTGCCAGTGCGCGTGCGTCGTCGTTGCCAAGAAATCCAAGAAACAGTCGCTCATTTGACCGGGGCGCTGTCCCGTCAGATGGGCTGACAGGACAAGCGCCAGGTTGTATCTCCCCTCCCGCTCGATTCCCGCACCCTCCCTGACGGCGACCAGACGGTCAGTCGCAAGGAGTTTTGCATGTCCAATTTTCAGGGTATCTGGGTGGCGCTGGTCACCCCTTTTCGTAACGGTGAGATCGATTTCACCAGCCTCGACCGTCTGCTGGCCAAGCTGCTGGAGGATGGCGTCGCCGGCTTTGTGGTCTGCGGCACCACTGGCGAAGCCGCCGCGCTAAGCCAGGCTGAGCAACTGGCGGTGCTGGATGCCGTACTCCAGCGCGTCCCCGCAGAGCGCGTGATCATGGGCCTGGCCGGTAACCAGTTGAGCGCCCTGCTCGACCTGCAACGGGAAATCCAGCGGCGCCCGCTGGCCGGCCTGCTGGTGCCGGCGCCTTACTACATCCGTCCATCCCAGGCCGGGCTGGAGCATTTCTTCACCACGCTGGCAGATGCAGCCGAGGTGCCGCTGGTGCTCTACGACATTCCCTATCGCACCGGAATACGCATCGAGCGCGAAACGCTGCGCCGCATCGTCAGCCATCCCAATATCCAGGCCATCAAGGATTGCGCGGGGGATCCCGAAACCACCATGACGCTGATCGCCGAAGGCCAGGTGCAGGTGCTGGCCGGCGAGGACACGCAGATCTTCAACACCCTGTGCCTGGGCGGCGCCGGAGCCATCTCGGCGTCGGCACATATCCGCGCCGATCTGTACGTGCGTATGCAGCAGTGCGTAGCGGGCGGTGATCTACAGGGCGCCCGTCAGTTGCACTACCAGTTGCTGCCCTGGATGCAGGCCGCCTTTGCCGAAGCCAACCCATCGGCGATCAAGGCGGCGCTGGCGCTTCAGGGCCTGATTGGCGAGGAACCGAGGGCACCACTGCTGCCCTGCACAGAGGCAACACGCGAAAGACTGCGGGAGGTGCTGGCCAGGCTTAAGTGCTAGCGCGGAGCGATATGCGCCACCATCAGTTGCACGGTCTCGTTACCGCGGAACTCGTTGAGGTCGAGCTTGTACGCCAGCTCGGCCCAGCGCAACGTCGGGTTGGGCCAGACGTCACGGTCGATGTTGAAGGCGATGCCGTCGAGCTGCACGCTGCCGCACTCGGTCTTGAGCACCAGTTTCAGATGGCGCTCACCCACGATACGCTGGCCCACAATCTGGAATACGCCATGGAACAACGGCTCGGGGAAATGCTGTCCCCAGGGGCCGGCATTGCGCAACGCGCGCGCCAGTTCGAGATGGAATTCGGTCACGTCGAGCTGACCGTCGGATAGCAAACGGCCAGTCAGATCGTCCTCGCACAGCTGACGACGCACTTCGGCATCGAAAGCCTGGGCGAAGGCCCCGAAGTTGGCCTGCGGCAGCGACAGGCCGGCCGCCATCGCGTGTCCGCCGAACTTGCTGATCAGCCCAGGATGGCGCGCCGCCACGGCGTCCAGCGCATCGCGAATATGCAGCCCCGGCACCGAGCGCGCCGAGCCCTTGAGCATCCCCTCGCCTGCATCGGCGAAAGCGATGGCCGGGCGGTGGTAACGCTCCTTCAGACGCGAAGCGAGGATGCCGATCACGCCCTGGTGCCAGTCCGGCTCGAACAGACACAGGCCGAACGGCATGTCCTCAAGGGACAGATCCTTGAGCTGGGCCAGCGCCTCGCGCTGCATGCCCTGCTCGATGGCCTTGCGATCCTGATTGAGCTGATCGAGCTGTACCGCCATATCGCGGGCCAGCGCCTCGTCGTCGCAAAGCAGGCATTCGATGCCCAGGCTCATGTCGTCCAGGCGCCCGGCCGCGTTCAAGCGCGGGCCGAGGATGAAACCGAGATCAGTGGAAGTGATACGCCGATGGTCGCGACCGGCGACTTCGAGAATCGCGCGCAGGCCCGGTCGCGCCCGGCCGGCGCGAATTCGCGCCAGGCCCTGATGCACCAGAATGCGGTTATTGGCGTCCAGCGGCACCACGTCGGCGACGCTACCGAGCGCGACCAGATCGAGCAACTCGCCCAGGTTCGGCTCCTGGCGATTGGCGAACC
Protein-coding regions in this window:
- the recJ gene encoding single-stranded-DNA-specific exonuclease RecJ gives rise to the protein MRIEARPLPAQLPDLGNLPPLLTRLYAARGVQSAEELDKGLARLIPYQQLKGIDAAVELLVQALEQRQRILIVGDFDADGATASSVGVLGLRLLGAAHVDYLVPNRFEYGYGLTPEIVAVALERQPDLLLTVDNGISSVDGVAAAKAAGLTVLVTDHHLPGPELPAADAIVNPNQPDCTFPSKALAGVGVMFYVLLALRARLRETGWFANRQEPNLGELLDLVALGSVADVVPLDANNRILVHQGLARIRAGRARPGLRAILEVAGRDHRRITSTDLGFILGPRLNAAGRLDDMSLGIECLLCDDEALARDMAVQLDQLNQDRKAIEQGMQREALAQLKDLSLEDMPFGLCLFEPDWHQGVIGILASRLKERYHRPAIAFADAGEGMLKGSARSVPGLHIRDALDAVAARHPGLISKFGGHAMAAGLSLPQANFGAFAQAFDAEVRRQLCEDDLTGRLLSDGQLDVTEFHLELARALRNAGPWGQHFPEPLFHGVFQIVGQRIVGERHLKLVLKTECGSVQLDGIAFNIDRDVWPNPTLRWAELAYKLDLNEFRGNETVQLMVAHIAPR